A single genomic interval of Anopheles marshallii chromosome 2, idAnoMarsDA_429_01, whole genome shotgun sequence harbors:
- the LOC128718550 gene encoding histone H1-like — protein MADTVTTEVAAAAAAPATVAKSPKKPKAAAGPKKPKQPAAHPPVNEMVLAAVKALNERNGSSLQAIKKYVAANYKADVTKLATFFKKALKSAVASGKLVQTKGTGASGSFKLSAAAKKPAVEKKKAAAPKKSASAADKKKKVAAKKPAGEKKIAAKKSTKKAETGKKPKTAAAKKPKAADGAKKAAKKPAAPKQKSTKPSKVAAAKPKAPKPKKAAAPAKKAAAPKKAAAPKKAAAPKKAAAAKK, from the coding sequence ATGGCCGATACCGTAACGACCGAAGTAGCTGCTGCAGCCGCCGCCCCAGCAACCGTGGCCAAGTCGCCGAAGAAGCCGAAGGCCGCCGCTGGTCCCAAGAAGCCGAAGCAACCGGCAGCGCATCCTCCAGTGAACGAGATGGTGCTGGCCGCTGTGAAGGCTCTGAACGagcgcaacggttcgtcgctgCAGGCGATCAAGAAGTACGTGGCGGCCAACTACAAGGCCGACGTGACCAAGCTGGCCACCTTCTTCAAGAAGGCGCTCAAGAGTGCGGTCGCCAGCGGCAAGCTGGTCCAGACCAAGGGAACCGGAGCGTCGGGTTCGTTCAAGCTGTCAGCCGCCGCCAAGAAGCCGGCCgtagagaagaagaaggcagCAGCCCCGAAGAAGTCCGCATCGGCCGcagacaagaagaagaaggtcgCTGCCAAGAAGCCGGCCGGAGAGAAGAAGATCGCCGCCAAGAAGTCCACCAAGAAGGCAGAGACTGGCAAGAAGCCGAAGACAGCCGCCGCCAAGAAGCCGAAGGCCGCCGATGGTGCGAAGAAGGCCGCCAAGAAGCCAGCTGCACCCAAGCAGAAGTCCACGAAGCCATCCAAGGTCGCGGCCGCCAAGCCGAAGGCACCGAAGCCAAAGAAGGCCGCAGCTCCCGCCAAGAAGGCTGCAGCCCCGAAGAAAGCCGCCGCCCCAAAGAAGGCAGCCGCTCCGAAGAAGGCCGCAGCAGCCAAGAAGTAA